GCCATGGCCCGTGCTATTTCCAGCCGGCGCTGGTCGCCGTAAGCCAGGTTGCGCGCCCAGACGTTGGCCTTGTTCACCCCGTTAGAGATACAACTCGTTCTATTTGATATGTTTCCTTTAGTTTTATCATCTGCTAAAGTAGAGGTCGGTGTTGCCGATTTGCGGTCGTCTCTCTGGAACGACCTATCTCTAACGGGGTCCACCAACCCGACGAACCGGAGCAGTTCCAGCGCCTGTTCGGTGATGCTCTTTTCCTCGCGGACCATTCCCGGATGCCTAACTAAGGCCGAAAATACCCCGCAGCCGGTCCGGCAATGCATGCCGACCATAACGTTTTCCAGCGCGGTCATCTCGGCGAACAGCCGGATGTTCTGGAACGTCCGGCAAACGCCCAGCCGGGTTATCTGGTATGCCCTCAGCCCGGTGATATCACGGTCATTAAATACTATCTGCCCGGCCGTGGGCGCGTAAAGCCCGGTAAGGCAGTTAAAGAGCGTGGTCTTGCCGGCGCCGTTCGGTCCGATGATGCTCAGGATTTCGCCCTTGCGCAGGTCAAAACTCATGTCCTGCAAAGCGGCCAGCCCGCCAAAGGACTTCGAGACTGATTTGGCTTCGAGCAATATATTATTATTCATCATATCTAATCCGCCGTTTCAGCGGTCAGTTCCACCTGCCGGCGCTTACTGCTGATTAAGCCCTGTGGCCTGAATAGCATCATCAGCACCATAGTGGCGCCGTATATCAACAGCCGGTAGTCCTGGAACGCCGGCATCTGGTCACGGATAAACCAGGGCAGGATGAACAGGATTACCGCTCCTAAAATTACGCCCAGGGTGTTTCCCATTCCACCCAGGATGACCATGGCCAAAATCAGTGCCGACTGTTCGAACCGGAACGCTTCCGGGGTGATGTAGTTCATCTTGGCCGCGTAGAGTACTCCGGCAAACCCGGCCCAGACGGCGCTGATGACGAAAGCCAGGATTTTTAACTGAGTGGTGTTGATGCCCATACTGGTGGCGGCCATCTCGTCTTCGCGCAGGGCTATCCAGGCCCGGCCTATGCGAGAATTATTGAGACGCCCTATTATGACCACGGTCAGGATGACCATAATAAAGGTCAGGTAATAGTAATGGAGCGGCTGTTTCAGGACCCAGCCGAATATTTCCGGATGGTTGATTTTGCCGCTGAGCAGTTCGTTGGGCAGGCCTTTTTCGCCTCCGGTCAGGTTGGGCAGGTTCTTGAGCAGGTAGCGGACCAGCTCACCGAAGCCGAGCGTGACGATGGCCAGGTAATCACCGCGCAGGCGCAGGCAGGGTAATCCGACAATCAGCCCGCACAGCCCGGTCACCACCGCAGCCAGGACCAGCCCCAGCCAGAACGGGCAATTGAGCATGATGGAGGCCAGCGCGAAGGTATAAGCGCCGATGGCCCAGAACCCGGCATAGCCCAGCACCAGCAGTCCGGCCGAGCCGACCACGATATTCAGACCCAGGGCCAATATTATGTAAATGCCGGTGTCAATGGCCAGGTTGAGGTGCTTGCCCGGGAGCACCCAGGGAATCACGGACAGGACGACCAGCAGTGCCACTACTTCCAATTTTACGGCGGCCGGTTTGGCCATCTTCTCGGTGGTATAGCGGAAAGGTTCGGCCAGGAGCGAGCCCAGCTTGGCAAGACCTTTCCACCGGCTAAAACCCAACCAGGCCAAACCGCCGACCAGAACCAAGGCGCTGATAACTACCGGACCGATGCGCCATACGACGCCGTCATCGACCATCTTTATCCCGACGATGGGCAGGGTTATCAGCCCCATCCACAATGCCATCAAGAATACTTTTTTGAAAGTCAGTTTCATACTATGCTTTGTCGGCCAGCCGTTCGCCCAACAGTCCTCTGGGCCGGATAATCAATACCAGCATCAGGATAACGAAGGCGTAGACCTCTTTGTAATCAGGCGAGATATAAGCCACGCCCAAGGTTTCGACTATGCCAAGCAGGAACCCGCCCAGCATGGCACCGGGAATGTTGCCAATGCCGCCCAGGACGGCCGCGGTAAAGGCCTTAATACCGGTCATATAACCGACATCAAAACGGGTGGTGGAAATATACATAGAGACCATCACGCCGCCGGCCGCGGCCAATGCCGAGCCGATGATGAACGTCAGGGCGATGATCCTGTTTATGTCAATGCCGACCAGTGCGGCCATCTTCTTGTCCTGAGCCGTGGCCCGCATGGCCCGGCCGACCTTGGTCCGGCTGATGAACAGGTGCAAGCCGAGCATTATCAGTATGCACGAAACGATGATGACTATTTCCAGAAGGGATATCCGGGCCGAGCCGACCAGGTAAGGGTGGCTGGTGAGCGGTTCCTTGAAGAATGCCGGGAAGGCCTTATTCTCCTTGCCCTGGGCGACCATAATGTAGTTCTGCAGGAAGGTGGACATGCCGATGGCGCTGATAAGAGCGGACAGCACCGGCGCGTGGCGCAGGCGGCGGTAAGCCACCTTTTCAATGGTGAAGCCATATCCGGCGGCAAAGGCGACGCTGATAATCAGCGCGATGAACAGGCACAGGATTGGCAGGCCGGCAATCGGGGCGAAGGTGGATAGCACAGCCAGCGAAATGATGCCCAGATAAGCGCCAATCATATAGATTTCGCCGTGGGCGAAGTTAATCATCCCGAGTATGCCGTAGACCATTGTGTAGCCGAGGGCAATCAGCGCATAGATACCGCCCTGAATCAAGCCGTTGACTAAATGTTGCAGCATACTCTGGACGAACAGGCCTTTCTCCGGGTTAGTGGCAGCAGGAACGAAGTGACGTACTGCCACGTTATCCTAAACGAAGTCCATGGGAAACAGCCCTACTTTGGCTTGTCCCGTTTAGAGACAACAATGTCTCTAACGGGGTTCGCAGGTAACTAATTTCCCGCCCTTGACTACCCACATAATGTAATAGGAACTGGCCAGGTCGCCTTTGGCGTCAAACTGGACCTTGCCAATGGCGCCGTCGTAAGCGGTCTTCCTAATCTGCTCGGATACCTTGGCGCAGTCCGTGGTGCCGGCGGCCTGGATGGCGGACAGGATGATATTAGCCGCGTCATAAGCATAGATTGAATAAGGGCCGTACGGGCCGTATTTCTCACGATATTTATCCAGGAACGACTTGGCTGAGGGGATGATTTCAGGGTCGCGTGAGAATGTCAAGTAAGAACCCTCGGCCGATGCGCCGGCCACCTTGAGGAAAACCGGGTCAAACACGCCGTCGCCGCTCATGAAAGCCGCGGTCAAACCGGCTTCGCGCGCCTGGACCATCATCGGACCGGCCTGGTTGTACATCCCGCCGAAGAACAGCAGCTCCGGATTGGTCTCCTTGACGGCGCTGATGATGGGCTTGAAGTTAAGCTCTTCCTTGGGGAACCCGCCGTAATAAACGACTTCGGCGTTTGTGCCCAGCGCTTTCTTGAACTCATCGGCCAGCCCCTGGCCGTATTGGGTCTTGTCGTGCAGGATGGCCACCTTCTTGACTTTCAACGTGCCTATCGCGTAATCAGCCGAGACTTTGCCCTGCTGGTCGTCACGGCCGCAGACCCGGAAAATATTGGCGAAATTACGGTCGGTTACGTAAGGATTGGTCGAGGACGGGGTAATCATGGGGATATTGGAATCGTGATAAACCACCGAAGCCGGTATGGTGCAGCCGCTGTTGAAATGCCCGACCACGCCGACGACACCTTCGCCGGCCAGTTCTTTGGCCACCGACTGGGCCTGCTGTTCCTGGGCCATGTCGTCGCGGGAAACGATGACGACTTTCTTGCCCAGGACGCCGCCTTTGGCGTTCCATTCCTCAACGGCCAACGTGGCGCCGTTAAGCACGTCGGTGCCCAACTTGGCCTGGTCACCGGTTAACGGGCCGGCCACGCCCAACTTGATGACATCAGTTTTTGTACCGCAACCCAACAATATTATTGATAAACCAAAAGCCCATCCCCAAGTAATTACTTGCCTTTTCATATAATACCTCCTTAAATATCGTTTAATTATTAGACGTCTTTAATCCAACCGAAACGCTTGATGAATTCTCCGGACGTGAGATTGGACGCTTTGACTATCTGTTCCAGCTGTTCAGGGTCCTCGAAGTCTGACCGCTCCAGCCGTATCATATAGGCTCGGGCCACGGCGTATGATTCGGTCTTGGGGTTGACGTAACGTATTTTGGTCTTACCGGTAACCGTGTCCATTATATCAGGGAAATATATCGGGACAATCCGGCCGCCCTGCAGGCTGACCATAGCGCCGGTGACACCATCCTGAAGAAGTTTGCTGGCGCCATAACCCAGGTCCCGGGTATATTCTGAGTCGAACGGTATGGGCGGCGCGCAACGGAGCTCGTAACCGATGTCCTTATCGACGATAGTCAGCTTTATATTACGCGCTTCAAGGCGTTTGCGGACCTCGTTCTTGAGGTATTTGCCTAAATCTATTTCGGCCAGACGGATATTGCCGTGCTCGTCTTTTTCGGCCTTGTCTATCAGTTCGCGCTCAGCCGGGTCAAACCGCTCGGCAATGCCTTCCGACAGGATGGCCACGCCGTGCGACTTACCCATAGCCAGGCGCTTAACGATGGCGCCTTCGAGGATATCGCATATCTGCGACACTTTGATAACCTTGTCCCTGCTGAATTCCTCGGCGATAACGGTCAGGGTAGCGCCGGATGATTTGCCGATACCCAAGGCCAGATGGCCGGCTTTGCGACCCATAGTCACGATAAAATACCAGCGGTTGGTGGTGACAGCGTCCTCCATTATGTTCTGGACAATTTCCACTCCGTAATG
This Candidatus Brocadiia bacterium DNA region includes the following protein-coding sequences:
- a CDS encoding branched-chain amino acid ABC transporter permease, with protein sequence MLQHLVNGLIQGGIYALIALGYTMVYGILGMINFAHGEIYMIGAYLGIISLAVLSTFAPIAGLPILCLFIALIISVAFAAGYGFTIEKVAYRRLRHAPVLSALISAIGMSTFLQNYIMVAQGKENKAFPAFFKEPLTSHPYLVGSARISLLEIVIIVSCILIMLGLHLFISRTKVGRAMRATAQDKKMAALVGIDINRIIALTFIIGSALAAAGGVMVSMYISTTRFDVGYMTGIKAFTAAVLGGIGNIPGAMLGGFLLGIVETLGVAYISPDYKEVYAFVILMLVLIIRPRGLLGERLADKA
- a CDS encoding branched-chain amino acid ABC transporter substrate-binding protein; the protein is MKRQVITWGWAFGLSIILLGCGTKTDVIKLGVAGPLTGDQAKLGTDVLNGATLAVEEWNAKGGVLGKKVVIVSRDDMAQEQQAQSVAKELAGEGVVGVVGHFNSGCTIPASVVYHDSNIPMITPSSTNPYVTDRNFANIFRVCGRDDQQGKVSADYAIGTLKVKKVAILHDKTQYGQGLADEFKKALGTNAEVVYYGGFPKEELNFKPIISAVKETNPELLFFGGMYNQAGPMMVQAREAGLTAAFMSGDGVFDPVFLKVAGASAEGSYLTFSRDPEIIPSAKSFLDKYREKYGPYGPYSIYAYDAANIILSAIQAAGTTDCAKVSEQIRKTAYDGAIGKVQFDAKGDLASSYYIMWVVKGGKLVTCEPR
- a CDS encoding ABC transporter ATP-binding protein, with protein sequence MMNNNILLEAKSVSKSFGGLAALQDMSFDLRKGEILSIIGPNGAGKTTLFNCLTGLYAPTAGQIVFNDRDITGLRAYQITRLGVCRTFQNIRLFAEMTALENVMVGMHCRTGCGVFSALVRHPGMVREEKSITEQALELLRFVGLVDPVRDRSFQRDDRKSATPTSTLADDKTKGNISNRTSCISNGVNKANVWARNLAYGDQRRLEIARAMATRPQLLCLDEPGAGMNPTETNELMALIRKIRDSGITVLLIEHHMKVVMGISDRVCVLDHGVKIAEGTCKDVQCDPKVIEAYLGKDNNH
- the pfp gene encoding diphosphate--fructose-6-phosphate 1-phosphotransferase; this encodes MTDLCNIQQNGGTHMADIHELDIQLKKIPTAYSHTMGILVGGGPAPGINGVISAAAIESIKHGWQVTGIMDGFRWLSGTGEVPTMPLAISDISRIHQRGGSILRTSRENPTSDPKKVRNVVDNLLKLKIDRLITIGGDDTAYTASVIESQAKGRIYIVHVPKTIDNDLPLPDSKSSFGFHTARHYGVEIVQNIMEDAVTTNRWYFIVTMGRKAGHLALGIGKSSGATLTVIAEEFSRDKVIKVSQICDILEGAIVKRLAMGKSHGVAILSEGIAERFDPAERELIDKAEKDEHGNIRLAEIDLGKYLKNEVRKRLEARNIKLTIVDKDIGYELRCAPPIPFDSEYTRDLGYGASKLLQDGVTGAMVSLQGGRIVPIYFPDIMDTVTGKTKIRYVNPKTESYAVARAYMIRLERSDFEDPEQLEQIVKASNLTSGEFIKRFGWIKDV
- a CDS encoding branched-chain amino acid ABC transporter permease encodes the protein MKLTFKKVFLMALWMGLITLPIVGIKMVDDGVVWRIGPVVISALVLVGGLAWLGFSRWKGLAKLGSLLAEPFRYTTEKMAKPAAVKLEVVALLVVLSVIPWVLPGKHLNLAIDTGIYIILALGLNIVVGSAGLLVLGYAGFWAIGAYTFALASIMLNCPFWLGLVLAAVVTGLCGLIVGLPCLRLRGDYLAIVTLGFGELVRYLLKNLPNLTGGEKGLPNELLSGKINHPEIFGWVLKQPLHYYYLTFIMVILTVVIIGRLNNSRIGRAWIALREDEMAATSMGINTTQLKILAFVISAVWAGFAGVLYAAKMNYITPEAFRFEQSALILAMVILGGMGNTLGVILGAVILFILPWFIRDQMPAFQDYRLLIYGATMVLMMLFRPQGLISSKRRQVELTAETAD